A single window of Intrasporangium calvum DSM 43043 DNA harbors:
- a CDS encoding ribose-phosphate diphosphokinase: MKDVVVFSGSAHPALADRICAHLGVNRAPVDIKRFSNDCLQAQLLENCRLRDVYLVQPLVPPTQEHLMELLLMIDAARGASAAQITAVMPHYAYARSDKKDASRISLGGRLVADMIGTAGAHRVLTMALHAPQVHGFFSMPVDHLTAIGVLADHFRGSDLKDCVVVSPDLGNAKVASQFARLLGLPVAAGSKRRISDEEVVIDSIVGDVAGRRAIILDDEIATGGSMLELMDRLRDAGATEATVVCTHGLFAGKAVERLRGHPFVTEVVTTDTVPPPVGWPELRVRSVAALLAEAIDRIHHGRSVSSLFEGVDPAYAPPQARLPFETLA, from the coding sequence GTGAAAGACGTGGTCGTCTTCAGCGGCTCCGCCCACCCCGCCCTCGCCGACCGGATCTGCGCCCACCTAGGTGTCAACCGCGCCCCTGTCGACATCAAGCGCTTCAGCAACGACTGCCTCCAGGCGCAGCTCCTCGAGAACTGTCGGCTCCGTGACGTCTACCTCGTCCAACCGCTCGTGCCGCCCACGCAGGAGCACCTGATGGAGCTGCTCCTGATGATCGATGCGGCGCGCGGGGCGTCCGCCGCCCAGATCACCGCGGTCATGCCGCACTACGCCTACGCTCGCTCGGACAAGAAGGATGCCTCCCGGATCTCGCTCGGCGGCCGGCTCGTCGCCGACATGATCGGCACGGCCGGTGCCCACCGGGTCCTCACCATGGCGCTGCACGCCCCGCAGGTGCACGGCTTCTTCTCCATGCCGGTCGACCATCTGACCGCCATCGGCGTCCTGGCCGACCACTTCCGCGGGTCCGACCTCAAGGACTGCGTCGTCGTCAGCCCGGACCTCGGCAACGCCAAGGTCGCCAGCCAGTTCGCCCGGCTCCTGGGGTTGCCGGTCGCAGCCGGCTCGAAGCGGCGCATCTCCGACGAGGAGGTGGTGATCGACTCGATCGTGGGCGACGTCGCGGGGCGCCGGGCCATCATCCTCGACGACGAGATCGCGACGGGCGGCTCGATGCTCGAGCTGATGGACCGCCTTCGCGACGCCGGGGCCACCGAGGCGACGGTCGTGTGCACCCACGGGCTGTTCGCCGGCAAGGCCGTCGAGCGGCTCCGCGGGCACCCGTTCGTCACCGAGGTCGTGACCACCGACACCGTCCCGCCTCCCGTGGGGTGGCCCGAGCTGCGGGTGCGGTCGGTGGCGGCGCTGCTCGCCGAGGCGATCGACCGGATCCACCACGGCCGGTCGGTGTCGTCCCTCTTCGAGGGCGTCGACCCCGCCTACGCTCCCCCACAGGCGCGTCTGCCCTTCGAGACGCTCGCCTGA
- the dop gene encoding depupylase/deamidase Dop: protein MTVRRIMGLETEFGISVPGDPLANPMFLSGQVVSVYAAAHGIRSNQSSWDYAFEDPLQDARGWHLDRDTADPSQLTDIEDPTLANVVLPNGARYYVDHAHPEYSSPEVTVPRDAIRWDRAGDAIALESVRLLAERPGQAPVNLYKNNADGKGQSYGTHENYLMPRRTPFPDIVRHLIPFFVTRQVVCGAGRVGLGVDSRGAGFQISQRADFFETEVGLETTLKRPIINTRDEPHAVADRYRRLHVIIGDANLLDVATLLKVGTTSLVLGMIEDGHLRADWSVRRPVAALQQISHDPTLTTTVELNDGRSMTALDVQWMYLEAARAWLDGRADDPVPDATEEVMRYWEDVLTRLGGDVMTAAGLVDWVTKLQLLNGYRQRDGLEWDDHRLAAIDIQWADVRPEKGLVHRLRDRGRTVELVPPDEVRAAQAYPPEDTRAWFRGSCVRRFTPQVFSASWDSVVFDVPGRTTLQRVPILEPERGTREQVGELLDRSEDVETLLRALAAPE from the coding sequence ATGACGGTACGGCGGATCATGGGCCTCGAGACCGAGTTCGGCATCTCGGTCCCCGGCGACCCGTTGGCCAACCCGATGTTCCTCTCCGGCCAGGTGGTCAGCGTCTACGCAGCGGCCCACGGGATCCGGTCCAACCAGTCCAGCTGGGACTACGCCTTCGAGGACCCCCTCCAGGACGCCCGCGGCTGGCACCTCGACCGTGACACGGCCGACCCGAGCCAGCTGACCGACATCGAGGACCCGACCCTGGCCAACGTCGTGCTGCCCAACGGCGCGCGCTACTACGTCGACCACGCCCACCCCGAGTACAGCTCGCCCGAGGTCACCGTCCCTCGGGATGCGATCCGCTGGGACCGCGCCGGAGACGCCATCGCCCTCGAGTCGGTGCGCCTGCTCGCAGAACGCCCCGGACAGGCACCGGTCAACCTCTACAAGAACAACGCCGACGGCAAGGGCCAGTCCTACGGCACCCACGAGAACTACCTCATGCCGCGGCGCACGCCGTTCCCCGACATCGTCCGCCACCTGATCCCCTTCTTCGTGACCCGACAGGTCGTGTGCGGCGCGGGCCGGGTCGGGCTCGGCGTCGACTCCCGAGGGGCCGGATTCCAGATCTCGCAGCGGGCCGACTTCTTCGAGACGGAGGTCGGGCTCGAGACGACGCTCAAGCGGCCGATCATCAACACCCGCGACGAGCCGCACGCCGTGGCGGACCGCTACCGGCGCCTGCACGTCATCATCGGCGACGCCAACCTCCTCGACGTCGCCACCCTGCTCAAGGTGGGCACGACCTCGCTCGTGCTCGGGATGATCGAGGACGGTCACCTCCGGGCCGACTGGTCCGTCCGCCGTCCGGTCGCCGCCCTCCAGCAGATCTCCCACGACCCGACCCTCACGACGACGGTGGAGCTCAACGACGGACGGTCGATGACCGCGCTCGACGTCCAGTGGATGTACCTCGAGGCGGCCAGGGCCTGGCTCGACGGCCGGGCGGACGACCCGGTGCCGGACGCGACGGAGGAGGTCATGCGCTACTGGGAGGACGTCCTGACCCGGCTCGGCGGCGACGTCATGACGGCGGCCGGCCTCGTCGACTGGGTCACCAAGCTGCAGCTGCTCAACGGGTACCGCCAGCGCGACGGGCTGGAGTGGGACGACCACCGGCTCGCCGCCATCGACATCCAGTGGGCCGACGTGCGACCCGAGAAGGGTCTCGTGCACCGCTTGCGCGACCGCGGGCGCACCGTCGAGCTCGTCCCACCGGACGAGGTCCGCGCCGCCCAGGCCTACCCTCCCGAGGACACCCGGGCCTGGTTCCGGGGCAGCTGCGTCCGCCGGTTCACCCCACAGGTCTTCTCCGCCAGCTGGGACTCCGTCGTCTTCGACGTGCCGGGACGGACCACCCTCCAGCGGGTCCCGATCCTCGAACCCGAGCGCGGCACCCGGGAGCAGGTCGGGGAGCTGCTCGACCGCAGCGAGGACGTCGAGACGCTGCTCCGGGCGCTCGCCGCCCCCGAGTGA
- a CDS encoding ubiquitin-like protein Pup, with protein sequence MPGQEHARPQRRDEEPPEAPEPPPAAPAGAAVKEGLQDDIDSVLDEIDGVLESNAEEFVRGFVQKGGQ encoded by the coding sequence ATGCCGGGCCAGGAACACGCCAGACCGCAGCGCAGGGACGAGGAGCCCCCAGAGGCTCCTGAGCCCCCGCCCGCAGCCCCGGCCGGAGCCGCGGTGAAGGAAGGGCTCCAGGACGACATCGACAGTGTCCTCGACGAGATCGACGGTGTGCTCGAGTCGAACGCCGAGGAGTTCGTCCGCGGTTTCGTCCAGAAGGGCGGCCAGTGA
- the prcB gene encoding proteasome subunit beta encodes MSGRPTSRAPRLDDAFLASGSSSFTEFVGGYRPELLPSGRPLPVGASIEAPHGTTIVSLLHDGGVVMAGDRRATMGNIIANRDMEKVFIADGYSVVGIAGTAGIAVELIRLYQVELEHYEKIEGAIMSLEGKANRLASMIRGNLALAMQGLTVVPTYAGFDLDKGIGRVYSYDVTGGCYLEGGHHSSGSGSLFARGALKKLWRPGMSEEAAVRVAVEALYDAADDDSATGGPDLGRQIWPTVAVVDQSGARFIEEQVLEGHVRAIVESRRGNPGGAR; translated from the coding sequence GTGAGCGGCCGACCCACCTCCCGCGCCCCCAGGCTCGATGACGCGTTCCTGGCGAGCGGGTCGTCGTCCTTCACCGAGTTCGTGGGCGGGTACCGGCCCGAGCTGCTGCCGTCGGGTCGGCCGCTTCCCGTCGGCGCGAGCATCGAGGCGCCCCACGGCACGACGATCGTCTCCCTCCTGCACGACGGTGGCGTGGTCATGGCCGGCGACCGACGCGCCACGATGGGCAACATCATCGCCAACCGCGACATGGAGAAGGTCTTCATCGCCGACGGCTACAGCGTCGTCGGCATCGCGGGCACCGCGGGCATCGCCGTCGAGCTGATCCGGCTCTACCAGGTCGAGCTCGAGCACTACGAGAAGATCGAGGGGGCCATCATGTCCCTCGAGGGCAAGGCCAACCGCCTCGCTTCCATGATCCGGGGCAACCTCGCGCTCGCCATGCAGGGGCTCACCGTCGTGCCCACCTACGCTGGGTTCGACCTCGACAAGGGCATCGGGCGGGTCTACTCCTACGACGTGACCGGCGGGTGCTACCTCGAAGGGGGCCACCACTCGAGCGGTTCCGGCTCCCTCTTCGCGCGCGGCGCTCTGAAGAAGCTCTGGCGCCCGGGGATGAGCGAGGAGGCCGCGGTCCGGGTGGCCGTCGAGGCCCTCTACGACGCGGCTGACGACGACTCGGCCACGGGCGGTCCCGACCTGGGCCGGCAGATCTGGCCCACGGTGGCCGTCGTCGACCAGTCCGGAGCGCGCTTCATCGAGGAGCAGGTCCTCGAGGGGCACGTCAGAGCCATCGTCGAGTCCCGCCGCGGCAACCCCGGAGGTGCCCGATGA
- the prcA gene encoding proteasome subunit alpha, with translation MTMPFYVPPEQVMKDRADFARKGIARGRSVVVLAYDKGIAFVAENPSRALHKVSEIYDRIAFAAVGRYNEFESLRVAGIRYADLRGYSYDRTDVTARALANTYAQTLGAVFTQESKPFEIEIVVAEVGARVEHDQIFRLTYDGSVADERGFVVMGGASDQAEEALAERWRPGLSLGEALRLAVDVLAVSPDGGEPRALGADQLEVAVLDRQRPRRTFRRVVGPLLERLLSRDNPMSDAPVDEAHPGHPEVLSGESDSDVPAPPLGHDNAGPSDDGQGRDDGPTQPS, from the coding sequence ATGACCATGCCCTTCTACGTCCCGCCCGAGCAGGTGATGAAGGACCGGGCCGACTTCGCCCGCAAGGGCATCGCGCGCGGCCGGTCCGTGGTCGTGCTCGCCTACGACAAGGGCATCGCCTTCGTCGCCGAGAACCCTTCCCGCGCCCTCCACAAGGTCTCGGAGATCTACGACCGGATCGCCTTCGCGGCCGTCGGTCGCTACAACGAGTTCGAGTCCCTTCGCGTCGCCGGCATCCGCTACGCAGACCTGCGCGGCTACTCCTACGACCGCACCGACGTGACCGCCCGAGCGCTGGCCAACACCTACGCGCAGACCCTCGGTGCCGTCTTCACCCAGGAGTCCAAGCCCTTCGAGATCGAGATCGTCGTCGCGGAGGTGGGTGCCCGGGTCGAGCACGACCAGATCTTCCGGCTCACCTACGACGGCTCCGTCGCCGACGAGCGAGGGTTCGTCGTGATGGGCGGGGCCAGCGACCAGGCCGAGGAGGCCCTGGCCGAGCGCTGGCGTCCCGGCCTCAGCCTCGGGGAGGCGCTACGGCTGGCGGTGGACGTGCTCGCCGTGTCGCCCGACGGAGGCGAGCCCCGCGCGCTCGGCGCGGACCAGCTCGAGGTGGCCGTCCTCGACCGGCAACGACCCCGTCGAACGTTCCGCCGCGTGGTCGGGCCGCTCCTCGAACGGCTGCTGAGCCGAGACAACCCGATGTCCGACGCGCCCGTCGACGAGGCCCACCCAGGTCACCCTGAGGTTCTCAGTGGTGAGTCGGATTCCGACGTGCCGGCACCGCCCCTGGGCCACGACAACGCCGGTCCGTCCGACGACGGACAGGGCCGCGACGACGGGCCCACGCAGCCGAGCTGA
- a CDS encoding DivIVA domain-containing protein: protein MIDRPNFKFSRRGYEPEEVDAFLETQNRTLQAAKKDASERSVELTKLNAQLADLRGQLAQQSRAMADLKKSAPTQGQTYTELGERVGQILALADAEAAEMRTRAAMEADHIRERANNAAGELKNTTSAYAEQAKARADEEAQRVVAQANREAQAIIAEAQSVASAQRQESAAEYESHRAKAAAATAELETTLAHRREQADKEFEARRQALEATLVEAERQARQLRERSEQEAAELRGRAQAILNGAQSQADLIIGEARDHAGRLREESERELAASTAQRDAITAQLSNVRQMLSTLGGGSSADALPAPPQPPAQQAPVQEDASQQAAQQSTVAEPSAADTTIVMQAIPMPDHGSEGNGEDRDEEQPTSSREPARSS from the coding sequence ATGATCGACAGACCCAACTTCAAGTTCTCCCGACGCGGATACGAGCCGGAGGAGGTCGACGCGTTCCTCGAGACGCAGAACCGAACTCTGCAGGCGGCCAAGAAGGACGCCTCCGAGCGCAGCGTCGAGCTGACCAAGCTCAATGCCCAGCTGGCCGACCTCCGAGGGCAGCTGGCCCAACAGTCGCGCGCCATGGCCGACCTGAAGAAGTCGGCCCCCACGCAGGGTCAGACCTACACCGAGCTCGGTGAGCGCGTGGGTCAGATCCTGGCCCTCGCCGACGCCGAGGCCGCCGAGATGCGCACCCGGGCTGCCATGGAGGCCGACCACATCCGCGAACGCGCCAACAACGCGGCCGGCGAGCTGAAGAACACCACCAGCGCCTACGCGGAGCAGGCCAAGGCCCGAGCCGACGAAGAGGCTCAGCGGGTCGTCGCCCAGGCCAACCGCGAGGCCCAGGCGATCATCGCGGAGGCACAGAGCGTCGCCTCGGCCCAGCGGCAGGAGTCTGCCGCCGAGTACGAGTCACACCGCGCCAAGGCAGCCGCCGCCACAGCCGAGCTGGAGACGACGCTCGCCCACCGGCGTGAGCAGGCCGACAAGGAGTTCGAGGCGCGCCGGCAGGCCCTCGAGGCCACGCTCGTCGAGGCGGAGCGCCAGGCGAGGCAGCTGCGTGAGCGCTCCGAGCAGGAGGCGGCCGAGCTGCGTGGCCGCGCCCAGGCAATCCTCAACGGGGCCCAGTCGCAGGCGGATCTCATCATCGGCGAGGCCCGGGACCACGCGGGCCGGCTCCGTGAGGAGTCCGAACGCGAGCTGGCCGCGTCCACCGCGCAGCGCGACGCCATCACCGCGCAGCTGTCCAACGTCCGCCAGATGCTCTCCACCCTCGGCGGCGGCAGCTCGGCAGACGCCCTTCCCGCCCCCCCTCAGCCGCCTGCTCAACAGGCGCCGGTCCAGGAGGACGCCTCTCAGCAGGCGGCGCAGCAGTCCACTGTGGCCGAGCCGTCCGCGGCCGACACGACCATCGTCATGCAGGCGATCCCGATGCCGGACCACGGCTCAGAAGGCAACGGCGAGGATCGCGACGAGGAGCAGCCGACCTCGTCGCGGGAGCCCGCGCGCAGCAGCTGA